Proteins encoded within one genomic window of Lagenorhynchus albirostris chromosome 9, mLagAlb1.1, whole genome shotgun sequence:
- the MRPL23 gene encoding large ribosomal subunit protein uL23m isoform X1: MARNVLYPLYQLGNPQLRVFRTNFFIQLVRPGMAQPEDTVQFRIPMEMTRVDLRSYLERIYNVPVAAVRTRVQHGSNRRRDYRNVRIKKPDYKVAHVQLAHGQTFTFPDLFPEKKRAEGSSVTEDLQDQVLEDQRRRQSCDPRLGGVPGWFGL; the protein is encoded by the exons ATGGCGCGGAATGTGCT GTACCCTCTGTACCAGCTGGGCAACCCCCAGCTCCGGGTCTTCCGCACCAACTTCTTCATCCAGTTGGTGCGGCCCGGCATGGCCCAGCCCGAGGACACCGTGCAGTTCCGGATCCCCATGGA GATGACCAGGGTGGACCTCAGGAGTTACCTCGAGCGCATTTACAATGTGCCCGTGGCTGCTGTGCGGACAAGGGTGCAGCACG GTTCCAACAGGAGGAGGGATTACAGGAACGTCAGGATAAAGAAACCAGATTACAAAGTGGCGCACGTGCAGCTG GCGCACGGACAGACCTTCACGTTCCCAGATCTGTTTCCTGAGAAAAAGAGGGCTGAAGGCAGTTCTGTGACTGAGGACCTGCAGGACCAGGTCCTGGAAGACCAGCGGCGGAGGCAGAGCTGCGACCCCCGGCTCGGGGGCGTCCCTGGCTGGTTCGGCCTGTGA
- the MRPL23 gene encoding large ribosomal subunit protein uL23m isoform X3, whose product MAQPEDTVQFRIPMEMTRVDLRSYLERIYNVPVAAVRTRVQHGSNRRRDYRNVRIKKPDYKVAHVQLAHGQTFTFPDLFPEKKRAEGSSVTEDLQDQVLEDQRRRQSCDPRLGGVPGWFGL is encoded by the exons ATGGCCCAGCCCGAGGACACCGTGCAGTTCCGGATCCCCATGGA GATGACCAGGGTGGACCTCAGGAGTTACCTCGAGCGCATTTACAATGTGCCCGTGGCTGCTGTGCGGACAAGGGTGCAGCACG GTTCCAACAGGAGGAGGGATTACAGGAACGTCAGGATAAAGAAACCAGATTACAAAGTGGCGCACGTGCAGCTG GCGCACGGACAGACCTTCACGTTCCCAGATCTGTTTCCTGAGAAAAAGAGGGCTGAAGGCAGTTCTGTGACTGAGGACCTGCAGGACCAGGTCCTGGAAGACCAGCGGCGGAGGCAGAGCTGCGACCCCCGGCTCGGGGGCGTCCCTGGCTGGTTCGGCCTGTGA
- the MRPL23 gene encoding large ribosomal subunit protein uL23m isoform X2 — protein sequence MASKAFVLKWGLHGGPSCRRDTASPCPMLKSERFRGWLELPCELKLPMTRVDLRSYLERIYNVPVAAVRTRVQHGSNRRRDYRNVRIKKPDYKVAHVQLAHGQTFTFPDLFPEKKRAEGSSVTEDLQDQVLEDQRRRQSCDPRLGGVPGWFGL from the exons ATGGCTTCCAAAGCCTTCGTCCTCAAATGGGGCCTTCACGGAGGCCCCAGTTGCCGAAGGGACACAGCCTCCCCGTGTCCCATGCTGAAGTCTGAGCGGTTCCGGGGTTGGCTTGAGCTTCCGTGTGAGCTCAAGCTTCC GATGACCAGGGTGGACCTCAGGAGTTACCTCGAGCGCATTTACAATGTGCCCGTGGCTGCTGTGCGGACAAGGGTGCAGCACG GTTCCAACAGGAGGAGGGATTACAGGAACGTCAGGATAAAGAAACCAGATTACAAAGTGGCGCACGTGCAGCTG GCGCACGGACAGACCTTCACGTTCCCAGATCTGTTTCCTGAGAAAAAGAGGGCTGAAGGCAGTTCTGTGACTGAGGACCTGCAGGACCAGGTCCTGGAAGACCAGCGGCGGAGGCAGAGCTGCGACCCCCGGCTCGGGGGCGTCCCTGGCTGGTTCGGCCTGTGA